In the genome of Bufo bufo chromosome 9, aBufBuf1.1, whole genome shotgun sequence, the window GGGAATGTTAAATCAATCTTCAGCAGTTAAACTTCAGATGCTGTAACAGATCTGGCACCTTGGTCGGATTGGTCATGTCCGGGTGCTGTcaaggaaagaaaagaaaatgggTCACTGCTTGTATAAATCAAACTGGTAAGGCCTTGTTCATACACAGCGTGCAGCATTATCCGGGTACATTTTTATTATAGTAATCGTATTCCTGCCATTCATTCAATCTCTGCTCCACACCAGAAGGGGcatcaggagaagaagaagaagaagaagaagaagaagaagaaggcctCAAGCACATGGCTTCCACAGAGGTCACTCCAAATGCGAGAATGCCGGGACTCAGACCCCTGCcgagctgataatgatgacctatcctgaggataagtcattgtTATCATttcacggacaacccctttaagttgtctgATCCCTGGGATCCCGACCAATCATGATAATTGTGATCCCATGACCCCATATAAATGGATTAGCAGATGaaccactccattcatctctacagGCCCGCCGAAGATAGCTGGGCACTGAACTCAGCTTCTCTTCAGCAGTCTCATAGTAATGAATGGAGTGGAAGTTCATACTCGACCAACACTCGGTTCATAAGGGAGCACACAtgacccctgttcttgtgattggtgggggtcccatcgAGGGATGAACGAATAGACTTCAGATGAAacctccgaagtcgattcacataaaactttgtttgaatactgcaaggagcgagcgctccgtacaatattagaatgtattggctcctatgagctgaagttattactttgtgaagtctcgcaagacttcgggtaataacttcagaaattaatttctactgtaaaaaccaGTTTCCCGAACTCTGTTTTGGTTCCAGGTGGTACCTTGGGACTGAACCAGAGTTTGgtaaaaggttttttacagtagaaattaatttctgaagttattacccaaagtctcacgagacttcaaagtaataacttcggttcATAGgagctgtgacacagtgagaggtttagtctgggaaaactggtattttcctcccagcatgcgcTGCTGGGCCGATttacaggtgaggtcaaataccgcaccggattttaaatgccgttccagattttggcagcacctggctgtccttaaataggcagctgggctcagaagccaggtctccgtgttgggatctgggagccttgtgtctggatgaaggcttgctacccgtttggcgtaaaaacaggttggtgctgctatcagcaaggactctttgaggcagaattgccgcatggtgtgaattaccaccaacaccgcaaggtgaccttttgtttgaatatgactgcttgttttgtcacttgcctaaagtgtgaataaaacactgaactgtttgatccaaagaacttgttgttgcctccatactgcgtccgctaatcctgtctaccagagcgagtccccacagagccaataaattctaatactgtacgctcgctacagtattcaaatgaagttttatgcgaatcgacttcggatgcaccatccgaagtggattcgctcatccctagtcccatCGGTTGCCCCCCCCCAATTAGGCTCTTAACTCGTATCCTGTTGGAAtcttgggaaaacccctttaatacagttgGTTCCAAAAGTGGCTGTGGAAAAATAGACTGAGCATGTATTATTTGCCTTAATCATTATGATTGATTTCCATAGGAGATCCCTTGCAgtataatacccctttaataaccaGTGACTTTTGGGGatctgggggtgggggggggaaatggaCTCATACGTGTCCAGTCAGTACTCACCGCAGCCTGTAATGCTTGGTCTATGTCTCCTATAATGTCTTCTGTGTCTTCTAACCCAATGGAGAGGCGAATGAGGGTGTCGCTGATGTTCAGGGCAGCTCGGTCCTCCTCGGGCACTGAGGCGTGAGTCATGATGGCTCTACACAAGAGGAAACGGGCAGAGGATTACATCGGCCATGAAAGGGCTGGAAGGAGCTGGTTAGAAGCCAAAAAAGCTGCACTGCTGCAGTGGGATGCGGGTTTACAAATCTGGAATAACCAGAGATTTTTCTGTTTCAAGgataattaaagggaatctgtaaaTACCCCTCAATAAAACCAGCTGACATGGGAGATAGGCCCTTGTCAGCTGAATCTAATGGTGTTTTGTGATGGTTATCATACATCTTGCTCCATGGCCACATTGCAGAGAAAACAGCATtttaataatatgcaaattaggccctgGGTGCAACAAGGGTGTTGCTGTTGCACCCAGAGGCCCCCCCTCGCTCTCCTACggactaatttgcatatcattaaaatGCCGATTTCTTTGCAACTCAGCCATAGAGCGAGATGGGAGCAACGCCACTGGGCACATCCCTCATGTCAGCTGGTatttagtgacagattccctttaaaccacCCCCTGAGGATAGATGATAAATGTCTAAAGTTGTGCCCCACCAATTACTTAAATGCGAGTCTCGGACCCCTGTTCCTCCTCAATGTACGATCGCAGTGATGAAGCATTTGAATGGAGCGGCTGTACTCTGCTACCTCCCATAGACTTTTAATGGAGCGGCTCCACTGCCATTGTATAGTGAagaggaatggggggggggggacccttgTTCTAGTGATCGGTAGGGGGCCCAGCCATCAGACATTTATATCTTACCCTGTGAATGCAAACTTAAGTACTGCAGTTTTAAGGTTtagaccagaaaaaaaaaaaaattctaattctaCTTTCCCTGTTGATTTAATAAAgtggcaaaactacaattcccagcaagcCCTGAGAGAGAGTCACAGGTTTGTGCTCCCGGCCATAGAGCGCCAATGTCAGATATACTTACGGATGCTCGGCCAGACTTTCATATCCACCAAGGCTTTCAGCCAGTGTAAACACCTGTGCAAATCACAAATCAGAAGAAGAAGTCAGACTTTTTCCACTAAAGACTATGAAACAAAGCAGGCGATGGCGGGTACTTCCTGCACGAGCGCACCTATTCCGAGATGTGCGACATATTATCAGGAGCTCGACGGCGCGGTCAGTGTATGATAACCATCACAAAGGCACATATTCCACCTGGTGCCAACCATGGTCTGGGAAATGCTTCCAATCTGTGCCAAGTAGTATCGGGCAGCAGTGGGAACACAAGGTTAGGGAATCTAAAGCAGACAAGTCCAAGGGTTGTCCAGCATTAGAAAGTAAAAGGTCTGCTTTCCCAGAAATAGCGCCACGGTTGTCCATTtattagtattgcagctcagccccattctgaATACTGCAGTCCCAGACACAGCCCATAGACAAGAATGGCGCTCTTCTTAGAAGGAACAAATTGACATTTTTCTAATTCTggaaaccccttaaggacttagggcgtaccggtacgccctatttcctgagtccttaaggggttaaagggaagccTACTTATCTGCTTCCCGTCACTGGCTCCTTGTCCTCCAGGCCTGCGACGCTCCCTCGCTGAAAATATCCAGTTTGACATCTCCTGCAGACAATCACTGCGCATGGCGGCGACTGGCTCCCCTTACTTCACGACAAGTCATCATATGATGCAATGGGATCCAGTCACCGGAGGAGATGTCAAACTAGATGTTTGTAGCAAGGGAGCATCGCAGGaccggaggagaaggagcagggagccagcgcTGGGAAGgcaagcttccctttacaggtccggccAAGTGTGTGGGGGAGAAGTTTGCAagcattttctccggccaaaaaacgttccggtccggaactgaagacatcctgatgcatcctgaatggatttctctccattcagaatgcattaggataaaactgatcaggattcttccggcatagagccccgacgacggaactctatgccggaagacaagaacgcaagtgtgaaagagcccttaataccggaaaagaactgatcaggcatatccccatgcattctgaatgcagagtaatcagttcaggatgcatcaggatgtcttcagttcagtcattttgactgatcaggcaaaagataaaaccgtagcatgcgttttatctccggcggaaaaaaactgaagatttgcctgaatgccagatccggcattttgcatttttttccatagaaatgtattagtgtcggatccggcattcaaaatactggtttagtccttccggtctgcgcatgcgcagactgaaaaaaaaataaaaaatttatgcaggatccgttttgccagatgacaccggaaagacggaaccggcatttcaatgcatttttctgactgatcagtcttacaaatgccatcagttggcatacgttttgccggcgacggaactgcttgccggatcactctgccgcaagtgtgaaagtagcctaacaggctgaactggatggacagagggcaTTTTTCAGTCTTATAAACTATGTAATTGGAGGCAGTAatagactgccagatgatcgctaacgggcATTACTACGATTCCGAACACTCATTAGCGCTTATCAGGCAGAAAATCTGCCTGTCTGATATAGCCTTTACCTTCAAGCTCTTGAGGAAGATCGTCGCATGCTCCAAGTTGCCTTTGATGTAGAAGGTGATCATCCCGGACACTCCAGTGCACTGACGCTTGGTGATTTCATACTGTGGGTGAGATGGCAGCCCTGAAACAATAGGATCACAGCATAAGAGGTGACGTCTGAAGGTCCAAGAGGAGGAGAGAAAACATTTGGAGCTGCCACTGGAGCCAATAGCTTGCCCCTAGGGTCTTCTTTGAATTAAAGTCTATTAGACTTTATTAATGATATGAGGTCTGGGCCCCGAGAAGAATTTCCTCTGGTGgatccaaggaaccccagtctgacactgcagAAAACCATGAGATCAGTTCTGGTATCAGTTACCCTCCAGACTGGAAGCCATAGCCTGAGATGTGGGAACCCAATCTACCAGGCAATGCTCTCCGGGAAAAGGTACGCCGAATAGGCCTCCTCAAGGAGGAAGACCTGGCTCGCTACTGCCACCCATAGGAAGCTAGCGTGGAAGTCAATGTCCAACCCATTATGGCGCCTTGGAACACGACACGCACCAATACAGATAGGATCACATCTGAGCTTTACCTGGAAACAAGACTTTATCGACACGAGGATCTTTCTCCATGTACATGGCCAAGGCCAGAGCACTGTGGAAATGCTGCTTCATCCTGAGGTGCAAGGTCTTCAGTCCACGGTTGCAGAGGTAGCAATCAAACGGGGATGGGACAGCGCCAAGAGCTGCAAGATACAGGAATAGTCATTGGTTTAGTCTGTAAGGCAAATATCTGAGGCTTTCTATATGGAGCAGGAGGGAGAGATGAAATGCAAACCTTAATTTAGTAGGATCCCCCGATGCTGAAACCCACAACTACCGGGACCGAATGAACTGAAGTGCCAGCGCTGATTAAGCAGTAAATGGCGGCACTAATATTTTCTTGTTTGTGTGGCTTTGAAAGTTTGCACCATACCCCATAATCCGTGCAGGTGTTTCCTCCGAATGTGAAAGGGGTTCATAAAATCCCATTCATTGCATTATAACTTGTGGAGTTCTGGCATTaaaaggaatatatatatatatatatatatatatatatatatatatatatatatatattaagagcAGCTTGTTGACTGTTTCCAACTAGGATCAGTAGGCACCATGTATACGGCAGAGCTTAGCCCTTATGTCTTCTGTACTACAAGGCCAATCTATGTGCGTTGTATGGTGCTCTGTATTCACCCCTACATGCTTCGGTATCGCATTCATAGATGGATTGATAAAACAGCCTTATACAACTGATGTAGTGGTATGCATGGGGGAATAAAATGCACAGAGCGCGCATTTTCTAAGACACATTGCCAAATCACCCCAAAGTCTGCAGCGGCGGCAATTctgtccctaaaaaaaaaaatccaccttgTGGGACAGTCCTGTAAAAGGTAACCTTGGGTCtctagctcccctagtggtgcatGCTGTGAACTGCAGGGTAGCGTTATCTGAAGTGGCATAATTATGGTACGGTTCTAATTCGGATCCCTCGTCACTCACCATTCTGAAGAAAACTTAACCTTTCGTAGACTTTGTCGCAGTTTACAGAAACCAATCCCATGACAACGTCACTGTGGCCTGGAACACCAAGGGTTAAACGTTATCAATTCTAATGCAGTATTTCTTCTATTACATTCCACACAAGGGCTGGGTTTTTTGGGGATATTTATTGTGCAGTCTTATTTACCGAGCAGCTGAACCAATGAGTTGGTTTAACGTAGACTGCCCCCTAGTGGGCAAACTTATTATTACACTTCATGCGGCTTTAGGCCTGCTTACCATTCATGTATTTGGTTGCTGAATACATGCAGATATCTGCTCCCAAAGACAAAGGCCGCTgaagagaaataaataaataaaaagtcaatAGCAGCTAGACGCAATCTGTCACATAAAATAACTCCACAGGACGCATTCTAAATAATCACCTTCTACGAACCGAGCCCCAAAACATTTTGgggctactggtaagtgacaggtctgtgctataagcaatgcgccgcacagacctttcacttaccagtaggaggagcgcccggccggtcacagacatcgcaggtaagtataatgcttctaaaattgctaagtaactatggcagccaggactgcagtagcgtcttggctgccatggtaaccgatcggagccccagcgattaaactgggactccgatcggaactctccgctgccaccaatgatgggggaaggtgattttaattaggggggggccgcactgaccaccaatgatgggttaaggtgattttaattagggggggggggggggggaggggaggccaatgtatataatactggggaggtagggaggggggccgcactggccaccaatgaatttaaaactgtggAGGAAGGGGGTCTgcaccctcctgcctggcagcacccgatctcttacagggggctgtgatccgcacaattaacccctcaggtgcggcaactaaggggttaattgtgcggatcacagccccctgtaagagatcgggtgctgccaggcagcagtcatgtacgcagttcgtagtatattctaacttgaagcgtccccatcactatgggaacgcctctgtgttagaatatactgtcggatctgagttttcacaaagtgaaaactcagatctaaaaagcttttatgcagactgacctgcgatccgtctgtgtgaaagtagcctacggacacggacgacaatcttgtgtgcatctgtgttttttcacggacccattgacttgaatgggtccgtgaaccgttgtccatcaaaaaaaaaaaataggacaggtcatattttttt includes:
- the CTH gene encoding cystathionine gamma-lyase translates to MQDQEHKHCPTQGYLGAFKHFATQAIHEGQEPEQWKSLAVVPPISLSTTFKQHGPGEHGGYEYSRSGNPTRHCLEKAVAALDGAKYCLAFASGLAATVNIAHLLKPGDHIVCTSDVYGGTNRYFRRIAVELGLKVTFVDCSKVNCLEAAITPDTKLVWIETPTNPTLTVIDIKACADVVHKHQDVLLAVDNTFLSAYFQRPLSLGADICMYSATKYMNGHSDVVMGLVSVNCDKVYERLSFLQNALGAVPSPFDCYLCNRGLKTLHLRMKQHFHSALALAMYMEKDPRVDKVLFPGLPSHPQYEITKRQCTGVSGMITFYIKGNLEHATIFLKSLKVFTLAESLGGYESLAEHPAIMTHASVPEEDRAALNISDTLIRLSIGLEDTEDIIGDIDQALQAAHPDMTNPTKVPDLLQHLKFNC